In Pannonibacter sp. XCT-53, the sequence GCCCTCTTCGGTGCCAGCGAGACCCCGAAGGTCGATGCGGAAGGGCGGATCGTGCTGAGCGACATGATCCGCGAACAGACCGGCGTCACCGACCAGATCACCTTCGTCGGGCTCGGCTACAAGTTTCAGCTCTGGGAGCCGGAGCGTTTCCGTCTGCACCGCGCCGAGGCGCAGAAGCGCGCGCTTGCCATGCTGTCCGGCGCCGGGCCGGCAGCGGGAGGGGCGGCATGACGGCAGATCTCGACATTGCCGGACCCTCCGGCGTTGCCGGTCAGCCGGTGCGCCACGTGCCGGTCCTGCTGGCGCCGGTCCTGGCTGCCATGGCGGCTGCGCCGGGCGAGGTCATCGTCGACGGAACCTTCGGGGCCGGCGGCTACACGCGGGCACTGCTGGCTGCCGGGGCAAGGGTCATCGGCATCGACCGGGATCCGGATGCGATTGCCGGCGGTCAGCCGCTGGTGGCGGAGGCCCGTGGCGCGCTGCGTCTGGTGCCGGGCCGATTTGCCGATCTCGAACGCCATCTCGAGGGGCTCGGCGTCGAGGCGGTCGATGGTGTCGTGCTCGATCTCGGCGTCTCGTCGATGCAGCTGGATGAAGCCGATCGCGGCTTTTCCTTCATGCGCGACGGTCCGCTCGACATGCGGATGGAACAGGCGGGGCCCTCGGCTGCAGATGTGGTCAACACGCTGCCGGCCAAGGACCTGACGCGGATCATCGGGCTGCTCGGCGAGGAAAAGCGGGCCGGGCAGGTGGCGCGGGCCATCGAGGCACGGCGCAAGGAAGAGCCCTTCACGCGGACCGGCGATCTTGCGGCGCTGATCGAGAAGGTGGTGGGCCGGTCGCCGAAGAAGATGCACATCCATCCGGCCACGCGCACCTTCCAGGCGCTGCGGATCTACGTCAACGGCGAGCTGCATCAGGCTGCCGAGGTTCTGGCTGCGGCCGAGCGCGTGCTGCGGCCCGGCGGTCGCCTCGTGGTCGTGAGCTTCCACAGCCTGGAAGACCGCATCGTCAAGAAGTTCTTCGCCGACCGCAGCCGCACCACGGCCGGCGGCTCCCGCCACATGCCGGAACAGGACGTTCCGCCGCCGACATTTGAACTCGTGGTCAAGGGCGGGCAGGAGCCCGACGAGGCCGAGACCGAGGCCAATCCGCGCGCGCGCTCGGCGCGCCTGCGCGCGGGGCGTCGGACTGCAGCGCCCGCCCGGCCGCTCGACATTCACGCCATCGGTGTGCCGCATCTGGCGGCCTACCGGGGTCTGGGAGGCTAGGCTGATGCTGGTCCGCTATCTGAACCTCATCTTTGTCATCGCCGTGGTGATCGGGGCTGCGGTCGTCTTCGACATGAAGATGGCCGCCGAGCGATCGGCCGAGCGGGTTGCGGAGCTGAAGCGCCAGATCGTGGAGGAACGCGACGCCATCCGCGTGCTGCGGGCGGAATGGAGCATCCTCAACCAGCCCGACCGCCTGCAGGGTCTCGTCGAACGCTACGGCGAATACCTGCAGCTGCAGCCGCTCGATCCGAAGCAGATCGTCAAGATCGAGGACCTGCCGGTGAAGCCGGTGATGCTCGAGCCGATTGGCGAGGCCGACCCGCTCGGCGGGTTTGCCGCCTCGCTGGAACCACTCACCACCGGGTCGACCGGCCCTGCTGCTGCAGCCATCCAGTAGGGGCACCGTCATGAGCCAGGCCAACGAGCCCATGTCCTTCCTGCAGTTCAAGCGCAGCCAGCCGCGCCCCAACTACGGCTCCGTGTCCTCCGGCACGGTGCGCTCGCGCGTGTATCTGGCCATGGCCGCCTTCACCATCGTCTTCGCGGTCATCGGCGGGCGCCTGGTGCAGCTGGCGCAGATGGAAGACGTGCCGACGCAGGAATTCATGTCGGCGCAGGATGCGGTGGCCGCCACGCGTCCCGACCTGCTGGACCGCAACGGCGAGATCCTGGCCACCGACATCAAGACCGCCTCGGTCTATGCCGAGCCGCGCAAGATCCTCGATGTGGAGGAGACGCTGGAAGGCCTCGGAAGCGTCTTTCCGGAGCTGAACAATGACGCCATGCGCAAGCGCCTGTCGAGCCGCGCCGGCTTCATCTGGCTGAAGCGCGAGATCACCCCGGCGCAGCAGCAGGCGATCCATCGCCTTGGCCTGCCGGGCATCGGCTTCCTCTGGGAAAAGCAGCGCTTCTATCCCGGTGGCCCCATTGCGGCCCATGTTGTCGGCTCGGTGAACATCGACAACCAGGGCATCGCCGGCATGGAGAAATATGTCGATGACGCCTGGCTGAAGGACCTGCAGAAGCTCGGCTTCGCGCAAGGCCGGGCCATCGAGCCGGTGAAACTGTCCATCGACCTCAGGGCGCAGCACATCGTGCGCGACGAGGTGCAGAAGGGCATCCAGCAGTACCATGCCATCGCGGGCGTCGGCATCATCCTCGACGTGCACACCGGCGAGGTCGTCGCCATGGCGTCGCTGCCCGACTATGACCCGAACAACCGCGGCGAGGCGCTGCAGCCGGACCGCATGAACCGCGCCACCGGCGGCACGTTCGAGATGGGCTCGGTGTTCAAGGGCTTCACCACGGCCAACGCGCTCGCGTCCGGCAAGGTGACCATGTACGACAGTTTCGATGCCACCCGGCCGATCCGGGCCGGCGGCCGGACCATCTCCGACTTCCACGGCAAGAAGCGCATCCTGTCGGTGCCGGAGATCTTCATCTACTCGTCCAACATCGGCACCGCGAAGATGATGCTGGCCACCGGCATCGAGGCGCAGAAGCAGTTCCTGGCCGAGCTGGGCTTCACCACCCGCATGATCACCGAACTGCCCGAGAACGCCGCGCCGCAGCTGCCCAAGCGCTGGGGCGAACTGGCCGCGATCACCATCTCGTTCGGCCACGGCATTTCGGTCACGCCGATGCAGACGGCCGTGGCGGCGGCTGCCCTCGTCAACGGCGGTCGCTACATCCCGCCCACCTTCCTGCCGCGGACGGCGGAGGAGGCGGACAAGCTGTCGAAGCGCGTGCTCACCGAAAAGGTCAGCCAGGCCATCCGCTATCTCTATCGCCTCAACGTGCTGACCGGATCGGGCAAGCGCGCCGACGTGCCGGGCTATCTGGTCGGCGGCAAGACCGGCACGGCCGAGAAGGTGGAGAACGGCCGCTACAACCCGAACAAGCGCCGCAACTCCTTCCTGTCCGCCTTCCCGATGGACGATCCGCGCTACGTCGTGCTTGTCGTGCTGGACGAGCCCAAGCCGGAAAAGGAAGGCATGGCGGCCACCGCCGGCCTCAACACCGCCCCGATGGTGGGCAACATCATCCGGCGCGTCGCCCCGATGCTGGGCGTGATGCCGCGGCCGACGACCGAGGGGACACAGACCATCGAAATATCCTATTAAGGGCAATCCCGAGCTGACCGGGGCGGGGTCGCAGCCAGACCCCGGGCAGCTTGGACAAGACGGCGCACAACCGGACCAGACGACGACATGCATCTCAGCAGCCTGATGGCGGACCTGCCGGGTCCGGCCGTTTCCACCGATCTCACGATCACCGGTCTGACCTCGGACAGCCGCGCGGCGCGTCCGGGTTTTTTGTTTGTCGCCCTTGCCGGGGTGAAGGTCCATGGCGCGCGCTTTGCCCGCACGGCGCTGGAGCAGGGCGCGGTTGCCGTCCTGACGGACGCCGCCGGGGCCGGGATGCTGGCGGCCGACGGTGTCACGGCGCCGGTGCTTGTCAGCGACAATCCGCGCCGGACCCTGGCGTTGATGGCCGCGCGCTTCCACGCGCCGCAGCCGGCGACCATGGTTGCGGTGACAGGGACGGCGGGCAAGACCTCCGTGGCGCATTTCGTGCGCCAGATCTTCGAGCACTGCGGCCATGCCGCCGCCAGCCTCGGCACGATCGGCACCATCACCTCCAACGGCAAGACCTACGGCGGCCTGACCACGCCGGACCCGGTGACGCTGCACCAGGATCTCGCCCGTCTGGCCGGTGACGGCATCACCCATGCGGCGATGGAAGCCTCCAGCCATGGCCTCGACCAGTACCGGCTCGACGGCGTGCAGCTGGCGGCGGCAGGGTTCACCAACCTCGGCCGCGACCACATGGACTACCACGCCACCATGGAGGATTACCTCGCGGCCAAGATGCGCCTGTTCACGGAGGTGCTGCCGTCCGGCGGCACCGTGGTCGCCGATCCGGTCGAGCCCTACGCCGACCGGGTGATCGCGACGTGCCGCGCGCGGGGGCTCAGGGTGCTGACCGTCGGTGAGCGCGGCGAGGACCTGCGGCTGACCGGGCTCCGGCACAGCGGCTTCAGCCAGGTGCTGACGGTCGCGACGGCGCGCGGCGACTACAAGGTCTCGCTGCCGCTGGCCGGGCGGTTCCAGGTGTCGAACGCCCTGATCGCGGCCGGCCTTGCCATCGCGGCCGGCGAGCAGACCGGGGCCGTGATGCGGTCGCTGGAGGACCTGAAGGGGGCGCCGGGCCGGCTCGAGCTGATCGGCTGCAAGGCCAACGGTGCGCTTGCCTTCGTCGATTACGCCCACAAGCCCGACGCGCTCGACAATGCGCTCGCGGCGCTGCGCCCCTTCACGCAGGGGCGACTCGTCTGTGTCGTCGGTGCCGGCGGGGACCGTGATCCGGGCAAGCGTCCGATGATGGGGGCCGTGGCCGCCCGCCGCGCCGATGTCGTCGTCATCACCGACGACAACCCGCGCAGCGAGGATCCGGCCCTGATCCGCAAGGCGATGCTGGAAGGTGCCCCCGGCGCGCTGGAGATCGGCGACCGCCAGCAGGCGATCGAGACGGCCGTTTCCCTGCTGGAAGCGGGGGATGTCCTGTGCGTTGCCGGAAAAGGCCACGAAACGGGCCAAATCGTCGGTGACAGGGTGCTGCCATTTTCGGATCACGATGCGGTTCGCGCCGCGCTCGGCATGGGAGACAAGGCATGAGCCTGCCGCTCTGGACCCTCGAGGAATTCGTCCGCGCCGTCGACGGAACGGTCGCCGGCACGCCCGCAGATGCGATCACGGGCATCTCCATCGACAGCCGCACGCTCGAGCCGGGTGATGCCTTCGTGGCCATCGCCGGCGAGCGCTTCGACGGCCACGACTTCGTCGAGGCGGCGCTGACGGCGGGGGCATCGCTGGCGCTGGTCGCCCGGGACCGGCTGGCCAGCCTGCCGGCGGACGGCCGCTATGTCGTGGTCGAGGACGTGCTGGAGGCGCTGCGCCAGCTGGGCCGGGCGGCTCGCGCCCGCAGCAGCGCGCGCATCGTTGCCGTCACCGGTTCGGTCGGCAAGACCAGCACCAAGGAAGCCCTGCGGCTTGCCCTGTCGCGCTGCGGCAAGACCCATGCGTCGGTGGCGTCCTTCAACAACCACTGGGGCGTGCCGCTGACCCTGGCGCGGATGCCGCGCGATGTGGCCTTCGGCGTGTTCGAGATCGGCATGAACCACGCGGGCGAGATCACGCCGCTGGTGCAGATGGTGCGGCCGCATGTGGCGATCATCACCACGGTGCAGGCGGTGCATCTGGAATTCTTCGATTCCGTGGAGGGCATCGCCAAGGCCAAGGCCGAGATCTTCAATGGTCTGGAGCCCGGCGGCGTGGCGATCCTGAACCAGGACAACGACCAGTTCGACCTGCTGACCTTCCTCGCCCGGACCACCGGGGTCGAGACGATCCGCACCTTCGGCGAGCGGGAGGGCACCGACGGCCAGCTGCTGCGCGCCGTCGGTCAGACCGGCACGTCCGTGGTGCAGGCGCGCATTCTCGGCGAGGAGATCACCTACAAGATCGGTGCCCCCGGCCGCCATTTCGTCGTCAACAGCCTCGCCGTGCTGCTGGCCGTGGTCGAACTCGGGGCCGATCTGGCGCTGGCGGGGCTGGCCCTATCGGAGCTGTCGGCTCCCAAGGGCCGCGGGGCGCAGACGCGCCTGCTCGTGCCCGGCGGCAGCATCACCATCATCGACGAGAGCTACAACGCCAACCCGGCCTCGATGCGCGCCGCCCTCAGCCTCCTCGGTGAAAGCCCGGTCGCGTTGCCGGGCCGCCGCATCGCGGTTGTCGGCGACATGCTGGAACTGGGCGAGACGGCGGCGCAGCTGCATGCGGAGCTGGTCGAGCCGATGCAGGCCGCGAAGGTCGACCGGGTCTACTGCGCCGGGCCGCTGATGCATGCGCTCTGGCAGCGTCTGCCGACGCAGATGCGGGCGCATTATGCCGAACAGTCAGCCGCGCTGCTGGAGCCGCTCAAGGAAGATCTGCGCGCCGGCGACGTGATCATGATCAAGGGATCTCTGGGCAGCCGGATGGGCCCCCTTGTGGAAGCGCTCAAGCAGGACTATGCGGCAGCGGACGAAACCGTAGCGGTTTAAGGATCCCCAATGTTCTATCTTCTCGGCGAACTCTCCGGTCAGCTCTCCGCGCTGAACGTGTTCCGCTACATCACCTTCCGCACCGGCGGCGCGATCATGACGGCGCTGGTGTTCGTGTTCCTGTTCGGGCCGCGCATCATCGCCGGGCTGCGCGTCCGCCAGGGCAAGGGGCAGCCGATCCGCGAGGACGGGCCGCAGAGCCACCTGCTGACCAAGAAGGGCACGCCCACCATGGGCGGACTGATGATCCTCTCGGGGATGATCGTCTCGACGCTGCTGTGGGCGGACCTCAGCAATCCCTATGTCTGGATCGTGCTGTGGGTCACGGTCGGCTTCGGCCTGATCGGCTTCTACGACGACTATCTCAAGGTGACGAAGGCCACGCACAAGGGCTTCTCGGGCAAGGCGCGCCTCGGGATCGAGTTTCTCATTGCCGGTTCGGCCGCCTTTGCGGTGACCCTGCTGGAAACCGGGCCCTTCGCCACGTCGATCGCCTTCCCCTTCCTCAAGGACCTGCTGCTCAACCTCGGCATCGTGTTCATCCCCTTCGCGGCCTTCGTGATCGTGGGGGCCGGCAATGCCGTGAACCTCACCGACGGCCTCGATGGCCTGGCGATCGTGCCGGTCATGATTGCCTGTGCCTCCTTTGCCATCATTGCCTATCTGTCGGGCAACGCGGTCTTTGCCGAGTACCTGCAGATCCACCATGTGCCGGGCACGGGCGAACTCGCGGTGCTCTGCGGCGCGGTGATCGGAGCGGGGCTCGGCTTCCTGTGGTTCAATGCCCCGCCGGCGGCGATCTTCATGGGTGACACCGGCTCGCTGTCGCTTGGCGGCATGATCGGCGCGATCGCGGTCGCCACCAAGCACGAGATCGTGCTGGCCATCATCGGCGGCCTGTTCGTGCTGGAGGCCGTGTCGGTGATCGTGCAGGTGGCCTCCTACAAGCTGACCGGCAAGCGCGTGTTCCGCATGGCGCCCATCCACCACCACTTCGAGCATCTGGGCTGGACCGAGTCCCAGGTGGTGATCCGCTTCTGGATCATCGCCGTGGTTCTCGCGCTGATCGGCCTGGCGACCCTCAAGCTGCGGTGAGGACCGGATGATCCCGATCACGAGTTTCGCCGGACAGACGGTTGCGCTTTTCGGGCTTGGCGGCTCGGGCCTTTCCAGTGCCCTGGCGCTGAAGGCCGGCGGGGCGACGGTCATCGTCTGGGATGATGCGCCGGCCCGCATCGAGGTGGCGCGCGCGCGCGGGCTCGCCGCCTCCGACCTCGCCGGCATCGACTGGGACGGCGTTGCCGCCCTCGTGCTCTCCCCCGGCGTGCCGCTGACCCATCCCGAGCCGCACTGGACCGTGCGGCTCGCCCGGGCTGCCGGGGTCGAGGTCATCGGCGACATCGAACTTTTCGTGCGCGAGCGCCGGCGGACCTGCCCCGAGGCCCCGCTGATCTGCATCACCGGCACCAACGGCAAGTCGACCACGACGGCGCTGGTCGCCCATCTCGTCCGCAGCCTCGGGCTCGACGTGCAGATGGGCGGCAACATCGGCACGCCCGTGTTCGACCTGGAACCGCCGGTGCCTGGCCGCCACTATGTCATCGAGTGCTCGTCCTACCAGATCGACCTGGCCCCCAGCCTCGACCCGACGGTCGGCATCCACATGAACCTGTCGCCGGATCATCTCGACCGGCACGGCACGATGGAAAACTACGCCGCCATCAAGGAGCGGCTGGTGGCCGGCAGCCACTCGGCCGTGATCGGGGTCGATGACCCGATGAGCGCGGCGATGGCCGACCGGCTGGCGCTGTCCGGCAAGCGGGTTCGGCGCATCTCGGGTCATCTGCCGCAGACCGACGGGGTCTATGGCGACGGCGGCCGGCTGATGATGGCCAACCAGGGCC encodes:
- the rsmH gene encoding 16S rRNA (cytosine(1402)-N(4))-methyltransferase RsmH — its product is MTADLDIAGPSGVAGQPVRHVPVLLAPVLAAMAAAPGEVIVDGTFGAGGYTRALLAAGARVIGIDRDPDAIAGGQPLVAEARGALRLVPGRFADLERHLEGLGVEAVDGVVLDLGVSSMQLDEADRGFSFMRDGPLDMRMEQAGPSAADVVNTLPAKDLTRIIGLLGEEKRAGQVARAIEARRKEEPFTRTGDLAALIEKVVGRSPKKMHIHPATRTFQALRIYVNGELHQAAEVLAAAERVLRPGGRLVVVSFHSLEDRIVKKFFADRSRTTAGGSRHMPEQDVPPPTFELVVKGGQEPDEAETEANPRARSARLRAGRRTAAPARPLDIHAIGVPHLAAYRGLGG
- the mraY gene encoding phospho-N-acetylmuramoyl-pentapeptide-transferase; protein product: MFYLLGELSGQLSALNVFRYITFRTGGAIMTALVFVFLFGPRIIAGLRVRQGKGQPIREDGPQSHLLTKKGTPTMGGLMILSGMIVSTLLWADLSNPYVWIVLWVTVGFGLIGFYDDYLKVTKATHKGFSGKARLGIEFLIAGSAAFAVTLLETGPFATSIAFPFLKDLLLNLGIVFIPFAAFVIVGAGNAVNLTDGLDGLAIVPVMIACASFAIIAYLSGNAVFAEYLQIHHVPGTGELAVLCGAVIGAGLGFLWFNAPPAAIFMGDTGSLSLGGMIGAIAVATKHEIVLAIIGGLFVLEAVSVIVQVASYKLTGKRVFRMAPIHHHFEHLGWTESQVVIRFWIIAVVLALIGLATLKLR
- the murD gene encoding UDP-N-acetylmuramoyl-L-alanine--D-glutamate ligase — translated: MIPITSFAGQTVALFGLGGSGLSSALALKAGGATVIVWDDAPARIEVARARGLAASDLAGIDWDGVAALVLSPGVPLTHPEPHWTVRLARAAGVEVIGDIELFVRERRRTCPEAPLICITGTNGKSTTTALVAHLVRSLGLDVQMGGNIGTPVFDLEPPVPGRHYVIECSSYQIDLAPSLDPTVGIHMNLSPDHLDRHGTMENYAAIKERLVAGSHSAVIGVDDPMSAAMADRLALSGKRVRRISGHLPQTDGVYGDGGRLMMANQGRQERLADLAGIDSLRGRHNAQNAAAACAALLELGHAPERIAAALRTFPGLRHRMQIVARRNGTLFVNDSKATNADAAAWALASYPRIYWIAGGKPKTGGIDPLGEFFPRIVRAYLIGEAAEAFARTLDGKAATEICGTMDVAVARAAADAALDPAAEKVVLLSPACASFDQYPNFEVRGDAFVAAVEALDGASETEGDA
- a CDS encoding peptidoglycan D,D-transpeptidase FtsI family protein, with the translated sequence MSQANEPMSFLQFKRSQPRPNYGSVSSGTVRSRVYLAMAAFTIVFAVIGGRLVQLAQMEDVPTQEFMSAQDAVAATRPDLLDRNGEILATDIKTASVYAEPRKILDVEETLEGLGSVFPELNNDAMRKRLSSRAGFIWLKREITPAQQQAIHRLGLPGIGFLWEKQRFYPGGPIAAHVVGSVNIDNQGIAGMEKYVDDAWLKDLQKLGFAQGRAIEPVKLSIDLRAQHIVRDEVQKGIQQYHAIAGVGIILDVHTGEVVAMASLPDYDPNNRGEALQPDRMNRATGGTFEMGSVFKGFTTANALASGKVTMYDSFDATRPIRAGGRTISDFHGKKRILSVPEIFIYSSNIGTAKMMLATGIEAQKQFLAELGFTTRMITELPENAAPQLPKRWGELAAITISFGHGISVTPMQTAVAAAALVNGGRYIPPTFLPRTAEEADKLSKRVLTEKVSQAIRYLYRLNVLTGSGKRADVPGYLVGGKTGTAEKVENGRYNPNKRRNSFLSAFPMDDPRYVVLVVLDEPKPEKEGMAATAGLNTAPMVGNIIRRVAPMLGVMPRPTTEGTQTIEISY
- a CDS encoding UDP-N-acetylmuramoyl-L-alanyl-D-glutamate--2,6-diaminopimelate ligase; amino-acid sequence: MHLSSLMADLPGPAVSTDLTITGLTSDSRAARPGFLFVALAGVKVHGARFARTALEQGAVAVLTDAAGAGMLAADGVTAPVLVSDNPRRTLALMAARFHAPQPATMVAVTGTAGKTSVAHFVRQIFEHCGHAAASLGTIGTITSNGKTYGGLTTPDPVTLHQDLARLAGDGITHAAMEASSHGLDQYRLDGVQLAAAGFTNLGRDHMDYHATMEDYLAAKMRLFTEVLPSGGTVVADPVEPYADRVIATCRARGLRVLTVGERGEDLRLTGLRHSGFSQVLTVATARGDYKVSLPLAGRFQVSNALIAAGLAIAAGEQTGAVMRSLEDLKGAPGRLELIGCKANGALAFVDYAHKPDALDNALAALRPFTQGRLVCVVGAGGDRDPGKRPMMGAVAARRADVVVITDDNPRSEDPALIRKAMLEGAPGALEIGDRQQAIETAVSLLEAGDVLCVAGKGHETGQIVGDRVLPFSDHDAVRAALGMGDKA
- the ftsL gene encoding cell division protein FtsL → MLVRYLNLIFVIAVVIGAAVVFDMKMAAERSAERVAELKRQIVEERDAIRVLRAEWSILNQPDRLQGLVERYGEYLQLQPLDPKQIVKIEDLPVKPVMLEPIGEADPLGGFAASLEPLTTGSTGPAAAAIQ
- a CDS encoding division/cell wall cluster transcriptional repressor MraZ, translating into MAGFVSHFTNRLDSKGRVSIPAPFRAALARDGFEGLYCIASPHAPAVDAGGNELVSEIETRLAGFAKLSADHDALAFALFGASETPKVDAEGRIVLSDMIREQTGVTDQITFVGLGYKFQLWEPERFRLHRAEAQKRALAMLSGAGPAAGGAA
- a CDS encoding UDP-N-acetylmuramoylalanyl-D-glutamyl-2,6-diaminopimelate--D-alanyl-D-alanine ligase — translated: MSLPLWTLEEFVRAVDGTVAGTPADAITGISIDSRTLEPGDAFVAIAGERFDGHDFVEAALTAGASLALVARDRLASLPADGRYVVVEDVLEALRQLGRAARARSSARIVAVTGSVGKTSTKEALRLALSRCGKTHASVASFNNHWGVPLTLARMPRDVAFGVFEIGMNHAGEITPLVQMVRPHVAIITTVQAVHLEFFDSVEGIAKAKAEIFNGLEPGGVAILNQDNDQFDLLTFLARTTGVETIRTFGEREGTDGQLLRAVGQTGTSVVQARILGEEITYKIGAPGRHFVVNSLAVLLAVVELGADLALAGLALSELSAPKGRGAQTRLLVPGGSITIIDESYNANPASMRAALSLLGESPVALPGRRIAVVGDMLELGETAAQLHAELVEPMQAAKVDRVYCAGPLMHALWQRLPTQMRAHYAEQSAALLEPLKEDLRAGDVIMIKGSLGSRMGPLVEALKQDYAAADETVAV